The nucleotide sequence CGGAGACAATGTCTCGGTGGATGTGGAGTTGATCACCCCCATAGCCATGGAAAAGGAGCTTCGCTTTGCCATACGCGAGGGCGGCCGCACCGTGGGCGCCGGAGTGGTCAGCGAAATTATTGAATAATATTTTTCTTCCTTGTCGCAAGCGGCGGCCGGAGGAAAATCAGAGGGAGTAACTGGTGATGGAGCAGCAGAAAATACGGATCAAACTCAAGGCCTACGATCACAGGATCCTTGACGCCTCGGTTGGCGAGATCGTCGAGACCGCCAAGCGTACCGGAGCCAGAGTCTGTGGCCCCATCCCTCTCCCCACCATGAGGAGCATCTACACCGTGCTGCGTTCTCCCTTCATCGACAAGAAGTCAAGGGAACAGTTCGAGATCCGCGTCCACAAGCGCATGCTCGATATCGTGGAACCCACACCCCAGACAGTGGATGCGCTCATGAAGCTTGACCTTTCGGCCGGCGTGGATGTTGAGATCAAACTTTCGTAGATAGGGGATGACCATGCCTCAGGTGGACGTCTATAATGTAAAGAAGGAAGTGGTCGGGAAGGTAGACCTTGCCCCGTGGTGGGATGAGGATCCGAACGGGGCGCTCATTCATCAGGCCGTCGTATCGGCGCTTGCCGGCGCCCGGAGGGGAACATCCTCCACTAAAACCCGGTCGGATGTCAGGGGCGGGGGTCGCAAGCCTTTTCGACAGAAGGGAACAGGACGTGCGCGGCAGGGAACTATCCGCGCTCCCCAGATGAAGGGTGGGGGCGTGGTGTTCGGTCCGACTCCCCGGGATTTTTCGAAATCGACCAACAAGAAAATGAGCAGAAAAGCCGTCAGGAACGCGCTTGCCCACCGGGCCGGATCCGGAACGCTTGTGGTCCTTGACAGGGTGGCGCTTGAAGCGCCTAAGACCAGCGAACTGGTTGAATTCATGGACCGCATGGATGTGGTCAGCGCATTGCTTGTTGTCGAGGAGATCCAGGAGGAGCTTTTCAGGGCTTCCTCGAACCTGTCGTGGGTTAAAGTTGTCACCGTAGATCGAATCAATACCTACGATATTCTGGCATTTGAAAAGCTGATTGTAACCATGGGCGCCCTTGGCGCCCTGGAAGGAGCGCTGGCCAGATGAAGCTGTATACGAAGATAATCCTCCGACCGCTTCTCACGGAAAAGAACACCGCCATGAAGGAAAAGGAAAACAGGGTTGTGTTTGAAGTTGCCAGGGATGCCAACAAGCTGGAGATCAAGGGCGCTGTTGAGGAGGCATTCAAGGTTTCAGTGGAGGCCGTGAATATTCTGAACGTCAAGGGCAAGGTTAAAAGGCTAGGCCGCAACATGGGCAAAAGGCGCAGCTGGAAAAAGGCGGTGGTTACCCTCAAGGAGGGCAGCGTTATCGAGTTCTTCGAGGGCGTCTAGGGAAAAACGGGGAATGGGAGATAGATAGAGGAATGGGAGATAGATAATGGGTATTCGAAAACTCAAGCCTACATCGCCCGGAAGGCGTTTTCAGACCATCTCAGATTTTGCAGAAGTTACTGCAAGTAAGCCCGAGAAGAGCCTGCTCGCCCCATTACGAAAAACAGGGGGCCGCAATAATCTGGGCCGCGTCACGGCCAGCCACAGGGGCGGCGGGCACAAGAGGCGCTACCGGATCATCGACTTCAAGAGGAATAAACATGATATTCCGGCCAGGGTGCGGTCCATTGAATATGATCCAAACAGGTCCGCATATATCGCTCTTCTGGTCTACTCTGACGGCGAGAAAAGATACATCATTGCCCCGCAGGGGCTGAATGTTGGTGACGTTGTTCAGTCAGGTGAAAAGACTGATGTTCAGCCCGGGAACGCAATGAAGCTGAAAAATATCCCGCTGGGCACCCACCTTCATAATATCGAAATCAAGGAAGAGAAGGGCGGCCAGATAGTTCGAAGCGCTGGAGGATTTGCCCAGTTGATGGCCAAGGAGGGTAAATACGTCCACCTCCGGCTGCCGTCGGGGGAGATCCGGCTGATACGCCGCGAGTGCATGGCCACCCTTGGCGAGGTTTCCAACCCTCAGCACGAGATCATTTCCATAGGCAAAGCCGGGCGTAACCGCTGGCGTGGCAAACGGCCCAACGTGAGGGGAGTTGCCATGAACCCGGTTGACCACCCCATGGGGGGAGGAGAGGGAAAGAGCTCCGGCGGCCGGCATCCCTGCACGCCCTGGGGCGTCCCCACGAAGGGATACAAGACCCGCAAGAACAAGAACTCCGACCGCTATATCGTAAAGCGGCGGTCCTAGAACGGGAGGATTAAATTGGGCAGGTCCATCAAAAAAGGGCCGTTTGTGGATGACCACCTGATGAAGAAGCTCACCGTCATGGTCGAGAGCGGTGACAGGAAAGTCATCAAGACGTGGTCCAGAAGATCGATGATCATTCCCGACATGGTCGGATTTACCTTCGCTGTCCACAACGGCAGAAAGTTCGTCCCGGTGTTCGTTTCCGAGAACATGGTTGGGCACAGGCTGGGAGAATTTTCCCCCACCCGTACCTACAA is from bacterium BMS3Abin14 and encodes:
- the tuf_1 gene encoding elongation factor Tu — its product is MDVELITPIAMEKELRFAIREGGRTVGAGVVSEIIE
- the rpsJ gene encoding 30S ribosomal protein S10; translated protein: MEQQKIRIKLKAYDHRILDASVGEIVETAKRTGARVCGPIPLPTMRSIYTVLRSPFIDKKSREQFEIRVHKRMLDIVEPTPQTVDALMKLDLSAGVDVEIKLS
- the rplD gene encoding 50S ribosomal protein L4 — encoded protein: MPQVDVYNVKKEVVGKVDLAPWWDEDPNGALIHQAVVSALAGARRGTSSTKTRSDVRGGGRKPFRQKGTGRARQGTIRAPQMKGGGVVFGPTPRDFSKSTNKKMSRKAVRNALAHRAGSGTLVVLDRVALEAPKTSELVEFMDRMDVVSALLVVEEIQEELFRASSNLSWVKVVTVDRINTYDILAFEKLIVTMGALGALEGALAR
- the rplW gene encoding 50S ribosomal protein L23; translated protein: MKLYTKIILRPLLTEKNTAMKEKENRVVFEVARDANKLEIKGAVEEAFKVSVEAVNILNVKGKVKRLGRNMGKRRSWKKAVVTLKEGSVIEFFEGV
- the rplB gene encoding 50S ribosomal protein L2, which produces MGIRKLKPTSPGRRFQTISDFAEVTASKPEKSLLAPLRKTGGRNNLGRVTASHRGGGHKRRYRIIDFKRNKHDIPARVRSIEYDPNRSAYIALLVYSDGEKRYIIAPQGLNVGDVVQSGEKTDVQPGNAMKLKNIPLGTHLHNIEIKEEKGGQIVRSAGGFAQLMAKEGKYVHLRLPSGEIRLIRRECMATLGEVSNPQHEIISIGKAGRNRWRGKRPNVRGVAMNPVDHPMGGGEGKSSGGRHPCTPWGVPTKGYKTRKNKNSDRYIVKRRS
- the rpsS gene encoding 30S ribosomal protein S19 gives rise to the protein MGRSIKKGPFVDDHLMKKLTVMVESGDRKVIKTWSRRSMIIPDMVGFTFAVHNGRKFVPVFVSENMVGHRLGEFSPTRTYKGHTSKSDRRGKK